In Larimichthys crocea isolate SSNF chromosome VI, L_crocea_2.0, whole genome shotgun sequence, one genomic interval encodes:
- the tespa1 gene encoding protein TESPA1 — MESPASTVRRRAWINSSRQWLTLEELDPEGPPCSLPSASLADDDVFSDGCVTGKIENWLLGCGLEGRSENSDQLSFESALKAKHFDDELSLGADASLLNSGETTSEVGFTQHPSSKQGHGRLTSTPRQALCLPSLNLGHSMASSCLSSSTCKTTSSVSDVLKLCSEDAEETLYELGFGCDEPQVTVRIPPRFFTFPSLAQGINFRLFLDSQLRRIREEDPSLSLASRFRQVQVLTAMANAFYSLYSHVSRTPLQKLEAPEFTFSSSPVERIERFRSSVRSEPRSPVERLKDTVSKMCLYTGSPRGSDSTSPQTSPKKRSSLPDVVGIVLEKTKTGVTKKLDMGGFNRSNSAVDITLVTDGDQPCDSGKTEQTQQTVADTDPHENVNKICHNEIQGVTQTDNGDADKPEDLDSRTHSVRTSLVSSLSGETVIETAHQKTSCQPELDLCSTQSDTRTANLKPVAKVTFDTICPQIVESAHQELFCTRSAKTNPPISSETECIDRSCPESHIQTAASEPDSHTGVSRPPPVMASDDCVTQCCITVTVGDDISSSSLNAPDSSLPTSAVPSIQTCKESFNQGKSQYLNPLTHQGLGSVSNNLQQVNSFELEEVHSAGEEDFGQSETTRTTSLLSKKHQYKGEVVRGDSMQSDSSGYADEEFSLSSYAHSR; from the exons ATGGAGAGCCCCGCATCCACAGTGAGGCGACGAGCCTGGATCAACAGCAGCCGACAATGGCTCACTTTGGAGGAACTGGACCCTGAAGGACCGCCGTGCAGCCTCCCCTCTGCCTCTTTAGCTGACGACGATGTCTTTTCTGATG GATGCGTCACAGGAAAGATTGAGAACTGGCTCCTGGGTTGTGG ATTGGAGGGCCGCTCAGAAAACTCTGATCAGCTGAGTTTCG AGTCTGCACTGAAAGCCAAACACTTTGACGATGAGTTGAGTCTTGGTGCTGATG CTTCTTTGTTAAATAGTGGAGAAACGACATCTGAAGTTGG CTTCACACAGCATCCCAGCTCCAAACAAGGTCACGGCAGACTCACCAG TACCCCTCGTCAGGCACTATGTCTGCCATCACTGAACCTGGGCCACAGCATGGCCTCCagctgcctctcctcctccacctgtaaaaCTACATCAAG TGTATCAGATGTACTGAAGTTGTGTTCGGAGGATGCAGAGGAAACGCTGTACGAGCTGGGTTTCGGCTGTGATGAGCCACAGGTCACTGTTCGAATCCCTCCTCGCTTCTTCACATTCCCCTCTCTGGCTCAGGGCATTAACTTCCGCCTCTTCCTGGACTCACAGTTACGGCGGATACGAGAGGAAGACCCGAGCCTCTCTCTAGCTA GTCGTTTCAGACAAGTGCAAGTGCTCACAGCAATGGCCAATGCTTTCTACTCCCTCTACTCTCACGTGTCACGCACTCCTCTGCAGAAACTGGAAGCACCAGAGTTTACCTTCTCCTCGTCTCCCGTGGAGAGGATCGAGCGCTTCAGGAGCAGCGTCCGCAGCGAGCCACGTTCTCCAGTCGAGAGGCTGAAGGACACCGTCTCAAAGATGTGTCTCTACACCGGCTCTCCTCGTGGGTCAGACTCCACTTCTCCACAGACCTCCCCAAAAAAAAGGTCCAGCCTCCCGGATGTTGTGGGTATAGTTCTGGAGAAGACCAAGACTGGGGTGACCAAGAAACTGGATATGGGGGGATTTAATAGGAGTAATTCAGCTGTGGATATTACGCTAGTCACAGATGGTGATCAGCCCTGTGACAGCGGGAAAACCgagcaaacacagcagactgtGGCGGACACAGACCCTCatgaaaatgtcaataaaatctGTCATAACGAGATACAGGGCGTTACACAAACAGATAATGGTGATGCAGATAAACCAGAAGACCTTGACAGCAGGACTCACAGTGTAAGAACATCTCTAGTGTCATCATTATCAGGAGAAACTGTGATAgaaactgctcatcagaaaacTTCTTGTCAGCCGGAACTCGATTTGTGTTCAACTCAGAGTGACACAAGGACCGCTAATCTGAAACCTGTTGCCAAGGTTACATTTGATACAATCTGCCCACAGATAGTCGAGAGCGCACACCAAGAGCTTTTCTGCACACGTAGTGCAAAAACAAACCCTCCTATCTCCTCTGAGACAGAATGCATAGATAGATCATGTCCTGAATCACATATACAAACTGCTGCCTCTGAGCCTGACTCACACACTGGTGTATCCAGACCACCTCCTGTCATGGCCTCTGATGACTGCGTCACCCAGTGTTGCATCACTGTGACTGTGGGCGACgacatctcttcctcttccttgaACGCACCAGATTCCAGTCTTCCGACTTCAGCTGTCCCATCTATCCAGACATGTAAGGAGTCATTCAACCAGGGGAAGAGCCAGTACCTGAATCCACTGACGCATCAGGGTCTGGGGTCTGTCTCCAATAACCTGCAACAGGTTAACTCCTTTGAGCTGGAAGAG